Proteins encoded in a region of the Streptomyces akebiae genome:
- the dprA gene encoding DNA-processing protein DprA — MTGGGGAPDGERLDRAFLARVLEPGDELGGRWLREFGAREVVRRVSGGGPPLPQASEKRWAGLRARAGRADPAGDLAQARDAGVRFLIPGDGEWPRQLDDLGDARPVGLWVRGAANVRMWALRSVAVVGARACTEYGAHMASALGAGLAERGWVVVSGGAYGVDGAAHRGVLGAGGATVAVLACGVDRPYPRGHVQLISRIAEQGLVVGELPPGEHPTPSRFILRNRVIAALTRGTVVVEAAYRSGALVTARAAQRLGRFTMGVPGPATSALSAGVHDLLRGGAVLVSDAAEVVELVGDMGELAPDRRGPVLPRDLLEPGARQVLAALPGQGSAAPDDIARGAGTTVDDAVGRLYELRALGYVERHGDGWKLTRQAMISVSPDRRSG, encoded by the coding sequence ATGACGGGCGGCGGAGGGGCGCCGGACGGCGAGCGGCTCGACCGGGCCTTCCTGGCCCGTGTCCTCGAACCCGGCGACGAACTCGGCGGGCGATGGCTGCGGGAGTTCGGGGCCCGGGAAGTGGTGCGGAGGGTCTCCGGGGGCGGGCCACCGCTGCCACAGGCCTCCGAGAAGCGGTGGGCGGGTCTCCGTGCCCGAGCCGGACGGGCCGATCCCGCAGGCGACCTGGCACAGGCGCGGGACGCCGGAGTCCGGTTCCTCATCCCCGGTGACGGGGAGTGGCCCCGGCAGCTCGACGACCTCGGGGACGCGCGGCCGGTGGGGCTGTGGGTGCGGGGGGCCGCGAATGTACGGATGTGGGCGTTGCGGTCGGTGGCCGTCGTGGGGGCGCGGGCCTGCACGGAGTACGGGGCGCACATGGCGTCGGCGCTGGGCGCGGGACTGGCCGAGCGGGGGTGGGTGGTGGTGTCCGGGGGCGCGTACGGCGTGGACGGCGCCGCGCACCGGGGCGTGCTCGGGGCCGGCGGCGCGACCGTCGCCGTGCTCGCCTGCGGAGTGGACCGGCCGTATCCCCGGGGGCATGTCCAGCTGATCAGCAGGATCGCGGAACAGGGTCTGGTGGTGGGCGAGTTGCCGCCGGGGGAGCACCCGACGCCGAGCCGGTTCATTCTGCGCAACCGGGTCATCGCCGCGCTCACCAGGGGAACCGTGGTCGTGGAGGCGGCCTACCGCAGCGGTGCACTGGTCACGGCGCGGGCGGCGCAGCGGCTGGGCCGGTTCACCATGGGGGTGCCGGGACCCGCCACCTCGGCGCTCTCGGCCGGCGTGCACGACCTGCTGCGGGGCGGCGCCGTCCTCGTGTCCGACGCCGCCGAAGTCGTCGAGCTGGTGGGTGACATGGGAGAGCTGGCGCCCGACCGCCGAGGCCCCGTTCTCCCCCGTGACCTGCTGGAACCCGGAGCGCGGCAGGTGCTGGCCGCCTTGCCGGGGCAGGGGAGCGCGGCCCCCGACGACATCGCCCGCGGCGCGGGGACGACCGTGGACGACGCGGTCGGGAGACTGTACGAACTGCGCGCACTCGGTTACGTCGAACGACACGGCGACGGCTGGAAGTTGACACGCCAGGCGATGATCTCCGTCTCGCCCGATCGGAGGTCGGGTTGA
- a CDS encoding YifB family Mg chelatase-like AAA ATPase gives MGFARTCSVALVGVEGVVVEVQADLEPGVAAFTLVGLPDKSLTESKDRVRAAVVNSGAEWPQKKLTVGLSPASVPKAGSGFDLAVACAVLGASERIDPRALSDIVMIGELGLDGRVRPVRGILPAVLAAAEAGYEQVVVPECAAAEASLVPGVSVLGVRTLRQLIAVLADEPVPDEEPDEGRPDPLMAGLRLPGAGAATGVHTAGAAQQDHGHDLADVVGQLAARTAVEVAAAGGHHLFLEGPPGAGKTMLAERLPAILPKLAREESLEVTAVHSIAGLLPAGKPLVDDAPYCAPHHSATMQSLVGGGQGIARPGAVSLAHRGVLFLDETPEFSSHALDALRQPLEAGHVVIARSAGVVRFPAKFLMVLAANPCPCGRFSRTDDLCECPSAAIRRYQARLSGPLLDRVDLRVEVDRVTRTELTGRGARGESTATVADRVRSARERAAERLLGTPWRTNSEVPGRELRSRWHAAPGAMDEAERCLERGGLTARGLDRVLRVAWTIADLVGHDRPDATDVSLALQLRTGVPRGVPMAIGALT, from the coding sequence ATGGGATTCGCCCGCACGTGCTCCGTGGCCCTCGTCGGCGTCGAGGGAGTCGTCGTCGAGGTCCAGGCCGATCTGGAACCGGGCGTGGCGGCCTTCACGCTGGTAGGACTGCCGGACAAGAGCCTGACGGAGAGCAAGGACCGGGTCAGGGCGGCCGTGGTCAACTCGGGCGCCGAATGGCCGCAGAAGAAGTTGACGGTGGGGCTCAGCCCGGCGTCGGTACCCAAGGCCGGCAGTGGCTTCGACCTGGCGGTGGCCTGCGCGGTACTGGGGGCCTCCGAGCGGATCGATCCGCGGGCGCTCTCCGACATTGTGATGATCGGAGAGCTGGGGCTCGACGGCCGGGTCCGGCCGGTGCGGGGCATCCTGCCCGCCGTGCTGGCCGCCGCCGAGGCCGGATACGAGCAGGTGGTGGTGCCGGAGTGCGCGGCGGCGGAGGCCTCGCTGGTGCCTGGTGTCTCGGTACTGGGGGTGCGTACCCTGCGGCAACTGATCGCCGTGCTCGCGGACGAACCCGTGCCGGACGAGGAGCCCGACGAGGGACGCCCGGACCCGCTCATGGCGGGACTTCGCCTGCCGGGCGCGGGGGCGGCCACGGGCGTGCACACGGCAGGAGCCGCGCAACAGGACCATGGCCATGATCTCGCCGATGTCGTCGGTCAGCTCGCGGCCCGCACCGCGGTGGAGGTCGCCGCAGCCGGTGGACACCACCTCTTCCTCGAAGGGCCGCCCGGGGCGGGCAAGACGATGCTCGCCGAGCGGCTGCCGGCCATCCTGCCGAAGCTGGCCAGGGAGGAGTCGCTGGAGGTCACGGCGGTCCACTCGATCGCCGGTCTGCTGCCTGCCGGCAAGCCACTGGTGGACGACGCGCCCTACTGCGCCCCCCACCACTCGGCCACGATGCAGTCCCTGGTCGGCGGCGGGCAGGGCATCGCACGCCCCGGAGCGGTCTCTCTCGCCCACCGCGGGGTGCTCTTCCTCGACGAGACCCCTGAGTTCAGCAGCCATGCCCTGGACGCCCTGCGGCAGCCGCTGGAAGCGGGTCACGTGGTGATCGCGCGCAGTGCGGGAGTGGTCCGGTTCCCGGCGAAGTTCCTGATGGTCCTCGCCGCCAATCCCTGCCCCTGTGGCCGGTTCTCGCGGACGGACGACCTGTGCGAGTGCCCGTCCGCGGCGATCCGCCGCTATCAGGCCCGGCTCTCCGGGCCGCTGCTGGACAGGGTCGACCTGCGGGTCGAGGTCGACCGGGTCACCCGGACCGAACTCACCGGGCGCGGGGCCCGGGGCGAGTCCACGGCGACGGTGGCCGACCGGGTGCGCTCGGCGAGGGAACGAGCGGCCGAACGGCTGCTCGGCACACCTTGGCGGACGAACAGCGAAGTACCGGGGCGCGAACTGCGCAGCCGGTGGCATGCGGCCCCAGGCGCTATGGACGAGGCCGAGCGCTGCCTGGAGCGGGGTGGACTGACCGCGCGCGGACTGGACCGGGTGCTCCGGGTCGCCTGGACCATCGCCGACCTCGTCGGCCATGACCGCCCTGACGCGACGGACGTCAGCCTGGCTCTGCAACTGCGCACCGGAGTCCCGCGTGGGGTGCCGATGGCGATCGGCGCGCTGACGTGA
- a CDS encoding YraN family protein, with product MSKARGDDARRSDARGGGNRGSNARGALGKYGEELAARRLVEAGMTVLERNWRGGRTGEIDIVARDGDALVVCEVKTRRAGPFGHPMAAVTTTKAERLRGLAERWLQEHGGSPPGGVRIDLVGVVLPDRGAPVVEHVRGVA from the coding sequence ATGAGCAAGGCACGAGGCGACGACGCGCGCCGAAGCGATGCACGAGGCGGCGGGAACCGCGGCAGCAACGCCCGGGGCGCGCTCGGCAAGTACGGCGAGGAGCTGGCCGCGCGGCGGCTGGTCGAAGCCGGGATGACGGTCCTGGAGCGCAACTGGCGCGGCGGCAGGACCGGCGAGATCGACATCGTGGCCCGCGACGGGGACGCGCTGGTCGTCTGCGAGGTGAAGACCCGCAGGGCCGGCCCCTTCGGACATCCCATGGCGGCCGTCACGACGACCAAGGCCGAACGGCTGCGCGGCCTCGCCGAACGCTGGCTCCAGGAGCATGGAGGGAGCCCACCGGGCGGCGTCCGCATCGACCTCGTCGGTGTCGTCCTCCCCGACCGCGGGGCCCCCGTCGTGGAGCACGTGCGGGGGGTGGCCTGA
- a CDS encoding DUF2469 domain-containing protein, with protein MSAEDLEKYETEMELKLYREYRDVVGLFKYVIETERRFYLTNDYEMQVHSVQGEVFFEVSMADAWVWDMYRPARFVKQVRVLTFKDVNIEELNKSDLELPGS; from the coding sequence ATGAGCGCCGAGGACCTCGAGAAGTACGAGACCGAGATGGAGCTGAAGCTCTACCGGGAGTACCGCGATGTCGTCGGTCTGTTCAAATACGTGATCGAGACCGAGCGGCGTTTCTATCTCACCAATGACTATGAGATGCAGGTGCACTCGGTCCAGGGTGAGGTGTTCTTCGAGGTGTCGATGGCGGATGCCTGGGTGTGGGACATGTACCGGCCGGCTCGGTTCGTGAAGCAGGTGCGGGTGCTCACGTTCAAGGACGTGAACATTGAGGAGCTGAACAAGAGCGATCTTGAGTTGCCGGGCAGCTGA
- a CDS encoding NUDIX hydrolase, whose amino-acid sequence MSPEGTNGDTNGDTYGDTYEGGLRRVARVILLDPQERILLLHGHEPDDPADDWWFTPGGGVEGTETREEAALRELVEETGITDVELGPVLWRRMCSFPFAGRRWDQDEWYYLARTPETHQVAPVAAGLTELERRSVAGARWWTCGELARTHETVYPTRLAELLRTLLDEGPPARPVVLDTEIV is encoded by the coding sequence GTGTCGCCTGAGGGCACGAACGGGGACACGAACGGGGACACGTACGGGGACACGTACGAGGGCGGACTGCGCAGGGTGGCCCGGGTGATCCTGCTGGATCCGCAGGAACGCATCCTGCTGCTGCACGGGCACGAGCCGGACGATCCTGCCGACGACTGGTGGTTCACGCCCGGCGGCGGCGTGGAGGGCACGGAGACCCGCGAGGAGGCCGCCCTGCGGGAACTGGTGGAGGAGACCGGGATCACGGACGTGGAGCTCGGCCCCGTGCTCTGGCGGCGGATGTGCTCCTTCCCCTTCGCCGGACGCCGCTGGGACCAGGACGAGTGGTACTACCTCGCCCGGACCCCCGAAACGCACCAGGTGGCGCCCGTCGCGGCGGGCCTCACGGAGCTGGAACGGCGCAGTGTGGCCGGAGCACGCTGGTGGACGTGCGGGGAACTGGCCCGGACGCATGAGACGGTGTACCCGACCAGACTCGCCGAACTGCTTCGCACACTGCTCGACGAGGGTCCCCCTGCCAGACCCGTGGTCCTCGACACCGAAATTGTCTAG
- the lepB gene encoding signal peptidase I produces the protein MSGTTSRTDEGRGRLGSKLSGLAVALGCVLFLGGFLWGAVAYAPYTVPTDSMSPTITSGDRILAERVDGSEIKRGDVVVFRQETWGNAPMVKRVVAVGGDTVACCTDGKLTVNGKQIDEGYLPEGQQAELTGIPEITVPKGRLFLLGDERSGSLDSTAHLTEAGNGTVPRSHVDARVDAVVWPMDGMLARPTGFEELGALSSPGPLRLITAALIVGMVLVLGGAAYGPVAKRVGGRGRTAQAEPAGVA, from the coding sequence ATGAGCGGGACGACAAGTCGTACGGACGAGGGCCGCGGACGGCTCGGCAGCAAGCTGTCGGGACTGGCCGTGGCCCTCGGCTGTGTGCTCTTCCTGGGCGGCTTCCTCTGGGGCGCGGTCGCCTACGCGCCCTACACCGTGCCGACCGACTCGATGTCCCCCACCATCACCTCCGGGGACCGCATACTCGCCGAGCGGGTGGACGGCTCCGAGATCAAGCGTGGTGACGTCGTGGTCTTCCGGCAGGAGACCTGGGGCAACGCCCCCATGGTCAAACGGGTCGTCGCGGTGGGCGGGGACACGGTCGCCTGCTGCACCGACGGCAAGCTGACCGTCAACGGCAAGCAGATCGACGAGGGGTACCTCCCCGAGGGCCAGCAGGCCGAGCTGACCGGGATCCCGGAGATCACCGTCCCCAAGGGCCGACTGTTCCTCCTGGGCGACGAGCGCAGTGGCTCCCTGGACTCCACCGCCCACCTCACGGAGGCGGGCAACGGCACGGTGCCGCGCAGCCATGTGGACGCGCGCGTGGACGCCGTCGTCTGGCCCATGGACGGCATGCTGGCCCGCCCCACGGGCTTCGAGGAACTGGGCGCGCTCTCTTCTCCGGGCCCGCTGCGGCTGATCACCGCCGCACTGATCGTGGGCATGGTGCTCGTGCTGGGCGGCGCGGCCTACGGGCCCGTCGCCAAGCGCGTCGGCGGACGCGGCCGTACGGCGCAGGCGGAGCCGGCCGGTGTCGCCTGA
- the lepB gene encoding signal peptidase I, with amino-acid sequence MGDLAVGARSGHGGSEERPERSDEAASPAAENVEDVESAVNSEGPAGSGSDSPDGDATDGETGARTSADDGDQDERPRKKQRSFWKELPILIGIALVLALLIKTFLVQAFSIPSDSMQNTLQEGDRVLVDKLTPWFGSEPERGEVVVFHDPAGWLDGEPTLEPNAVQRVLGWIGLMPSAEEKDLIKRVIGVAGDTVECKGTGPLKVNGKALNEPYVYPGNTPCTVDDTGGQFKVKVPEGKIWVMGDHRQNSLDSRYHQNDSNKGMVPVSQVVGRAIVVAWPPTRWSTLPVPDTFDQNLSAAAPGALGLAGAVPLVLWRRRRLLATESPRVSGTGTAG; translated from the coding sequence GTGGGGGATTTGGCGGTCGGAGCACGGTCGGGACACGGTGGTTCCGAAGAACGGCCGGAGCGATCCGACGAGGCGGCTTCCCCGGCCGCGGAGAACGTGGAGGACGTGGAGAGCGCCGTGAATTCCGAGGGTCCCGCCGGCTCCGGGAGTGACTCCCCGGACGGCGACGCGACGGACGGCGAGACCGGCGCCCGGACTTCGGCCGACGACGGCGACCAGGACGAGCGACCCAGGAAGAAGCAGCGTTCCTTCTGGAAGGAACTGCCCATCCTGATCGGTATCGCGCTGGTGCTCGCGCTGCTGATCAAGACGTTCCTGGTGCAGGCGTTCTCCATCCCCTCCGACTCGATGCAGAACACCCTGCAGGAGGGCGACCGGGTCCTGGTCGACAAGCTCACCCCGTGGTTCGGCTCGGAGCCCGAGCGCGGCGAGGTCGTCGTCTTCCATGACCCGGCCGGCTGGCTGGACGGCGAGCCCACCCTGGAGCCCAACGCGGTGCAGCGGGTCCTCGGCTGGATCGGCCTGATGCCGTCCGCCGAGGAGAAGGACCTCATCAAGCGGGTCATCGGCGTGGCCGGCGACACCGTGGAGTGCAAGGGCACCGGCCCGCTCAAGGTCAACGGCAAGGCGCTGAACGAGCCGTACGTGTACCCGGGCAACACGCCCTGCACGGTCGACGACACCGGCGGCCAGTTCAAGGTGAAGGTGCCCGAGGGCAAAATCTGGGTCATGGGTGACCACCGGCAGAACTCGCTGGACTCCCGCTACCACCAGAACGACAGCAACAAGGGCATGGTCCCCGTGAGCCAGGTCGTGGGCCGCGCCATCGTGGTCGCCTGGCCTCCCACCCGCTGGTCCACGCTGCCGGTCCCCGACACGTTCGACCAGAACCTGAGCGCCGCCGCCCCCGGCGCGCTCGGCCTCGCGGGCGCGGTGCCGTTGGTGCTGTGGCGCCGACGCCGCCTTCTGGCCACCGAAAGCCCGAGGGTTTCTGGCACGGGTACCGCCGGGTAG
- the lepB gene encoding signal peptidase I, translated as MDTEAQQHMERDRSPRPSGVEVSEEISDTGGSEERSRFAWVDRTTALVPGGRYTLTVLICLLFLALFSNFVMQPFQIPSSSMADSLRIGDRVLVNKLAYRFGSEPQRGDVVVFDGTGYFGNADYVKRVVGVGGDRVVCCDQEGRLEVNGRWVDESSFLYPGDSPSNVPFDVVVPEGRLFLLGDHRSDSSDSRDHLGSPGGGMVPLVFVIGRAEWIAWPADHWTRLDRPDAYARVPAAGGAHG; from the coding sequence ATGGACACCGAAGCACAGCAGCACATGGAGCGCGACCGTTCCCCCCGCCCTTCCGGCGTCGAGGTCTCCGAGGAGATCTCCGACACAGGAGGGTCGGAGGAGCGGTCGCGTTTCGCGTGGGTGGACCGGACCACCGCGTTGGTGCCGGGCGGGAGATACACCCTGACCGTGCTGATCTGCCTGCTTTTTCTGGCGCTCTTCAGCAACTTCGTGATGCAGCCGTTCCAGATTCCCAGCAGCTCCATGGCCGACTCATTGAGGATCGGGGACCGCGTTCTCGTAAATAAGTTGGCGTACCGTTTCGGATCTGAGCCGCAGCGCGGTGACGTCGTCGTGTTCGACGGCACCGGCTATTTCGGGAACGCCGACTACGTCAAGCGCGTTGTCGGCGTGGGGGGAGACCGGGTGGTCTGCTGCGACCAGGAGGGGAGGCTTGAGGTGAACGGCCGGTGGGTCGACGAGTCGTCGTTTCTGTACCCGGGGGACAGCCCGTCGAACGTACCCTTCGACGTGGTCGTCCCCGAGGGCAGACTGTTCCTCCTCGGCGACCACCGCAGTGACTCCAGTGACTCCCGTGACCATCTCGGGTCCCCCGGCGGCGGCATGGTCCCCCTCGTCTTCGTGATCGGCAGGGCCGAGTGGATCGCCTGGCCCGCAGACCACTGGACGCGGCTGGACCGCCCCGACGCGTACGCGCGTGTGCCCGCCGCCGGCGGTGCGCATGGGTAA
- the rplS gene encoding 50S ribosomal protein L19: MSHLLDSLDSASLRSDIPAFRPGDTVNVHVRVIEGNRSRVQQFKGVVIRRQGAGVRETFTVRKVSFSVGVERTFPVHTPIVEKIELVTRGDVRRAKLYYLRELRGKAAKIKEKRDN, translated from the coding sequence ATGTCTCACCTGCTCGACTCCCTCGACTCCGCCTCGCTGCGGAGCGACATCCCGGCGTTCCGCCCGGGTGACACCGTCAACGTCCACGTCCGCGTCATCGAGGGCAACCGCTCCCGTGTGCAGCAGTTCAAGGGCGTGGTGATCCGTCGCCAGGGCGCCGGTGTCCGCGAGACCTTCACGGTCCGCAAGGTCTCGTTCTCCGTCGGCGTCGAGCGCACCTTCCCGGTGCACACCCCGATCGTCGAGAAGATCGAGCTCGTCACCCGCGGTGACGTCCGTCGCGCCAAGCTGTACTACCTGCGCGAGCTGCGTGGCAAGGCGGCGAAGATCAAGGAGAAGCGCGACAACTGA
- the trmD gene encoding tRNA (guanosine(37)-N1)-methyltransferase TrmD, with protein sequence MRLDVVTIFPEYLEPLNVSLVGKARARGQLNVHVHDLREWTYDRHNTVDDTPYGGGPGMVMKTDPWGDALDDVLAQGYETGSARPALIVPTPSGRPFTQALAVELSERPWLVFTPARYEGIDRRVIDEYATRVPVYEVSIGDYVLAGGEAAVLVVTEAVARLLPGVLGNAESHRDDSFAPGAMANLLEGPVYTKPPEWRGREIPEVLLSGHHGKIARWRRDEALRRTAANRPDLIERCDPKAFDKKDREMLSILGWSPDPEGEPYGRFWRRPEGVEQ encoded by the coding sequence ATGCGGCTCGACGTCGTCACGATCTTCCCCGAGTACCTCGAACCCCTGAACGTCTCCCTCGTCGGCAAGGCCCGCGCGCGTGGACAGCTGAATGTGCACGTCCACGACCTGCGGGAATGGACGTACGACCGGCACAACACGGTCGACGACACCCCGTACGGCGGCGGCCCCGGCATGGTCATGAAGACCGACCCCTGGGGTGACGCGCTCGACGACGTGCTGGCCCAGGGATACGAGACGGGTTCCGCCCGGCCCGCGCTCATCGTCCCCACCCCCAGCGGCCGCCCCTTCACCCAGGCGCTCGCCGTCGAACTCTCCGAGCGCCCCTGGCTGGTCTTCACGCCGGCGCGCTACGAGGGCATCGACCGGCGTGTGATCGACGAGTACGCCACCCGCGTGCCGGTGTACGAGGTGTCCATCGGTGACTACGTCCTCGCCGGCGGCGAGGCGGCCGTCCTCGTCGTCACCGAGGCCGTGGCGCGGCTGCTGCCCGGCGTCCTCGGTAACGCCGAGTCCCACCGCGACGACTCCTTCGCGCCCGGCGCCATGGCCAACCTGCTGGAGGGGCCGGTCTACACCAAGCCCCCCGAGTGGCGCGGCCGGGAGATCCCCGAGGTGCTGCTCAGCGGCCACCACGGCAAGATCGCGCGCTGGCGGCGGGACGAGGCGCTGCGACGGACGGCCGCCAACCGGCCCGACCTCATCGAGCGCTGCGACCCGAAGGCCTTCGACAAGAAGGACCGCGAGATGCTCTCCATCCTGGGCTGGTCCCCGGATCCGGAGGGTGAACCCTACGGCCGATTTTGGCGGCGACCGGAGGGCGTGGAACAATAG
- the rimM gene encoding ribosome maturation factor RimM (Essential for efficient processing of 16S rRNA) produces MQLVVARIGRAHGIKGEVTVEVRTDEPELRLGPGAVLLTDPASTGPLTIETGRVHSGRLLLRFEGVRDRNAAEALRNTLLIAEVDPEELPEEEDEYYDHQLMDLDVVTKDGVEVGRITEISHLPSQDLFIVERPDGSEVMIPFVGEIVTEIDLEEQKAVIDPPPGLIDDQAEIASSRDET; encoded by the coding sequence GTGCAGCTCGTAGTCGCACGGATCGGCCGCGCCCACGGCATCAAGGGCGAGGTCACCGTCGAGGTCCGCACCGACGAACCGGAACTCCGGCTCGGCCCCGGCGCCGTTCTGCTCACGGACCCCGCCTCGACGGGCCCCCTCACCATCGAGACCGGCCGGGTCCACAGCGGCCGGCTGCTTCTGCGCTTCGAGGGCGTCCGGGACCGCAACGCCGCCGAGGCTCTCCGCAACACCCTGCTGATCGCCGAGGTGGACCCGGAGGAACTGCCGGAAGAAGAGGACGAGTACTACGACCACCAGCTGATGGACCTGGACGTGGTCACCAAGGACGGCGTCGAGGTCGGCCGGATCACCGAGATCTCGCATCTGCCCTCCCAGGACCTGTTCATCGTCGAACGGCCCGACGGGAGCGAGGTGATGATCCCGTTCGTCGGGGAGATCGTCACCGAGATCGACCTGGAGGAGCAGAAGGCGGTCATCGACCCGCCCCCCGGTCTGATCGACGACCAGGCGGAGATCGCGTCATCCCGGGACGAGACCTGA
- a CDS encoding RNA-binding protein — MLEEALEHLVKGIVDYPDDVQVASRNLRRGRVLEVRVHPDDLGKVIGRNGRTARALRTVVGAIGGRGVRVDLVDVDHVR; from the coding sequence ATGCTCGAGGAGGCTCTCGAGCACCTCGTCAAGGGCATCGTCGACTACCCCGACGACGTGCAGGTCGCTTCCCGCAACCTGCGCCGGGGGCGCGTACTCGAGGTCCGGGTCCACCCCGACGACCTCGGTAAGGTGATCGGCCGCAACGGCCGTACCGCCCGCGCTCTGCGTACCGTCGTGGGCGCCATCGGCGGCCGCGGTGTCCGTGTCGACCTCGTCGACGTGGACCACGTCCGCTGA
- the rpsP gene encoding 30S ribosomal protein S16, with the protein MAVKIKLKRLGKIRSPHYRIVVADSRTRRDGRAIEEIGKYHPTYNPSVIEVDEERVAYWLGVGAQPTEPVLAILKKTGDWQKFKGEPAPAPLLVAQPKSSRPSFEALGGDDEGKGEAITQKKKAEKKDEAAAESESTEA; encoded by the coding sequence GTGGCAGTCAAGATCAAGCTGAAGCGTCTGGGCAAGATCCGTTCGCCTCACTACCGCATCGTCGTCGCCGACTCCCGCACTCGCCGTGACGGCCGTGCGATCGAGGAGATCGGCAAGTACCACCCGACGTACAACCCGTCGGTCATCGAGGTCGACGAGGAGCGCGTCGCGTACTGGCTGGGTGTCGGCGCGCAGCCGACCGAGCCCGTGCTCGCCATTCTGAAGAAGACCGGCGACTGGCAGAAGTTCAAGGGCGAGCCCGCTCCGGCGCCGCTCCTCGTGGCTCAGCCGAAGTCCTCCCGCCCGTCGTTCGAGGCCCTGGGCGGCGACGACGAGGGCAAGGGTGAGGCGATCACCCAGAAGAAGAAGGCCGAGAAGAAGGACGAGGCTGCCGCCGAGTCCGAGTCGACCGAGGCCTGA
- the proS gene encoding proline--tRNA ligase → MAKAPVLTPRAHDFPRWYQDLITKAELADNGPVRGTMVIRPYGYGLWERMQQEMDARIKETGTQNAYFPLLIPQSYLSREAEHVEGFAPELAVVTHGGGKELEEPAVVRPTSEMIINDYFSKWVQSYRDLPLLINQWANVVRWELRPRLFLRTSEFLWQEGHTAHATYEEARDFAAHIHREVYEDFMVNVLAMDVVPGRKTVKERFAGAINTLTLEGMMGDGKALQMATSHELGQNFAKAFNTRYLSKGGTQELVWQTSWGSTTRMIGALVMMHGDDHGLRVPPRLAQVQAVVVAIKGDDAVLAKVRRLGAELKAAGVRVQVDDRTDVPFGRRAVDWELKGVPVRIEVGPRDLENGTAMLVRRIPGGKEAVALDSLVHLLPSVLEEDQALLLRQSRERRESRTTEVSTLDEAIEAATAGGWARIPWSTLGEDGESRLGEHAVTVRCLVAEDGSVPDSYDAPGNVAVVARAY, encoded by the coding sequence ATGGCAAAGGCACCCGTACTCACGCCGCGCGCGCACGACTTCCCGCGCTGGTACCAGGATCTGATCACCAAGGCCGAACTGGCCGACAACGGTCCGGTGCGCGGCACCATGGTCATCCGACCGTACGGGTACGGGCTCTGGGAGCGGATGCAGCAGGAGATGGACGCCCGGATCAAGGAGACGGGCACCCAGAACGCCTACTTCCCGCTCCTGATCCCCCAGTCGTACCTCAGCCGCGAGGCCGAGCACGTCGAGGGCTTCGCGCCGGAGCTGGCCGTCGTGACGCACGGCGGCGGCAAGGAGCTCGAAGAGCCCGCCGTGGTCCGCCCCACCTCCGAGATGATCATCAACGACTACTTCTCGAAGTGGGTGCAGAGCTACCGCGACCTGCCGCTGCTGATCAACCAGTGGGCGAACGTGGTCCGTTGGGAACTGCGTCCCCGCCTCTTCCTCCGCACGAGCGAGTTCCTCTGGCAGGAAGGCCACACGGCGCACGCGACGTACGAGGAGGCGCGCGACTTCGCCGCGCACATCCACCGGGAGGTCTACGAGGACTTCATGGTGAACGTCCTCGCGATGGACGTCGTCCCCGGCCGCAAGACCGTCAAGGAGCGCTTCGCGGGCGCCATCAACACCCTCACGCTCGAAGGCATGATGGGTGACGGCAAGGCCCTGCAGATGGCCACCAGCCACGAACTGGGCCAGAACTTCGCCAAGGCGTTCAACACCCGGTACCTGTCGAAGGGCGGCACGCAGGAACTCGTCTGGCAGACCTCCTGGGGCTCCACCACCCGCATGATCGGCGCCCTGGTGATGATGCACGGCGACGACCACGGCCTGCGTGTGCCGCCCCGGCTGGCGCAGGTCCAGGCCGTGGTCGTCGCGATCAAGGGTGACGACGCGGTTCTGGCCAAGGTCCGCCGACTCGGCGCCGAGCTGAAGGCGGCCGGCGTGCGCGTGCAGGTGGACGACCGTACGGACGTCCCTTTCGGCCGTCGCGCGGTCGACTGGGAGCTCAAGGGCGTTCCCGTGCGCATCGAGGTCGGCCCCCGTGACCTGGAGAACGGCACCGCGATGCTCGTCCGCCGCATCCCGGGCGGCAAGGAGGCGGTCGCCCTCGACTCGCTCGTGCATCTGCTCCCCTCCGTTCTCGAGGAGGACCAGGCGCTCCTGCTGAGGCAGTCACGCGAGCGTCGTGAGTCCCGGACGACCGAGGTGTCCACGCTCGACGAGGCGATCGAGGCGGCCACGGCCGGCGGCTGGGCGCGGATCCCCTGGTCGACGCTGGGCGAGGACGGCGAGAGCCGGCTCGGGGAGCACGCGGTGACCGTAAGGTGTCTGGTCGCCGAGGACGGGTCGGTGCCCGACTCCTACGACGCACCCGGTAACGTCGCCGTCGTGGCGCGCGCTTACTAG